TCGGCCCATAGCCTGCGCCGCCTGTGCGACTTTTTCGGAGTGGAAGAGCACGAAATTCTGATGCCCCACAGCCAGTTCGAACTGCTGATCCAGGTGCGACCCAAGCCCCAGGTTGTGGAAGAGGCGCACCCGGAAGCCGAGCACATGAGCCTGCTGCAGGCCAACTCTCAGGGGCTGGAAAAATACCTGGGTTATTACTTTGAATACCACTACTCCATGGCCTTTCCGGGCAAGATACTGCGCAACCTGCTGTGCCTGGAGCGCCGGGGCGGCGGCGTGTATTACCAGCGCACCGAGCGCCTGCAACAGGCCCCGGGCGAGCGGGTGTTTCACAGCAAATATCTGGGCATGGCCCATCTGCTGGCGGATCGCATTTTTCTGGTGGACTACGAATCGCTCACCGGCAACCAGATCACCCAGACCATTTTGATCCCCACCTTTAAAAGCCGGGTGGGCCGGCTCAGTGGCCTGCGCCTGGGCGCCTCCGCCAGCGGCGAGCGCATTCCCAGCTGCACCCGAGTGGTGCTGGAATACCTGGGCCGGCAGGTGGACATTCGCCGCACCCTCTCCCTGTGCAGCACCTTTGATGCCGACAGCGGCCAGATCTCCGGCGCCATTCTTAACGCCATCGGCAACGACATGGCCCCCCACGAGCACCACTTTCGGGCCCGGCATTATTTCTGAAACCCTACAGCCTGCATCATCAAGCGGAGCGTTATACAGAAAAGGACGAATGTCTTGGTTATCTGAACGCTGAGTTGCAGGAATACCACCAGCTCCTCACTTATGAGATTCGGAAATAGCAAATCAAGACTCAGCCTTTCTCCTATAAAAAACGCCGGCTTTCGCCGGCGTTTTTGTTTGTTACCTCTTAGTGAGTCTCCCCCAGCCCCGCATAGGCCAGCTGCTTTTCGGTAAAGGCTTCAAAGCGCTGCTGCCAGTCCGACAGGGTCAGATCGGTGGTACCGGTTACCTGCACCGCCGTCACCTTGTATTCCGGGCAATTGGTGGCCCAGTCGGAGTTGTCGGTGGTGATCACGTTGGCGCCGCTGTGGGGGAAGTGAAAGGTAGTGTACACCACCCCCGGCTGCATGCGCTGACTGTGCCTGGCCCGCAGCACCGTGCTGCCGGTGCGGCTCTGAATATTCACCGGCTGGCCATCGGCAATGCCCCGTGCACTGGCGTCGTGGGGATGGATCTCCAGCACGTCTTCGCTGTGCCACACGTTGTTGTCGGTGCGCCGAGTCTGGGCCCCCACGTTGTACTGGCTGAGGATACGCCCCGTGGTCAGCAGCAGCGGAAACGCCTCGCTCACCCGTTCGATGGTGGGAATAAACTCGGTCACCACCATGCGCCCTTCCCCGATGGGGAAACTGTCACCGTGCATGATTGGCATGCCCTCGGGATGCTCGTCATTGCAGGGCCACTGAATGCTGCCCATGCGCTCCAGACGGTCGTAACTGACCCCGGCAAAGGACGGCGTCAGCGAGGCTATTTCGTCCATGATCTCCGACGGGTGCCGGTAGTCCATGGGGTAACCAAGGGCGTTGGACAGCGCCATGGTCACTTCCCAGTCTTCCTTGCCCGCCAGGGGCGCCATCACTCGGCGCACCCGGTTGATGCGCCGCTCGGCGTTGGTAAAGGTGCCGTTCTTCTCGAGGAAGCTGGCCCCCGGCAAAATCACATGGGCGAACTTGGCGGTTTCGTTGAGGAAAATATCCTGCACGATCAGCAGCTCAAGGGAGCGCAGTGCCGCCTCCACATGCTGGGTGTTCGGATCTGACTGGGCAATGTCTTCCCCCTGCACATACATGGCCTTGAAACGACCTTCGATGGCGGCGTCGAACATGCCCGGAATGCGCAGCCCCGGCTCGGCATCCAGCCCGGCGCCCCACACCGCTTCAAAGCGGGCACGCACGGCGCCGTCGGTCACCGGCTGGTAGCCCGGCAGCTCGTGGGGGAAGGAGCCCATGTCGCAAGAGCCCTGCACGTTGTTCTGGCCCCGCAGCGGGTTTACCCCCACGCCGGGCCGGCCAATGTTGCCAGTGACCATGGCCAGGTTGGCAATGCCCATGACGGTGGTGGAGCCCTGGCTGTGCTCGGTGACGCCCAGGCCGTAATAGATGGCGCCGTTGCCGGCGGTGGCGTAAAGCCTTGCGGCCTCGCGCAGGTTCTCCGCCGGCACGCCGATCACGGCGCTCATGGCCTCGGGGGCATGGCACGGATCGATAATAAAGTCGCGCCAAGCGGCGTATTCTTCCGGGGCGCAACGGGTGGCGATAAAGTCCTGGTCTTCCAGCCCCTCGGTCACGATCACATGGGCCAGGGCATTCACCAGGGCCACGTTGGCTCCCGGGCGAATGGGCAGGTGCAGGGCCTCGTCGGTATGCGGGCTGTCCAGCAGATCGATATAACGAGGATCGGCCACAATCAGCTTGGCGCCCTGGCGCAGCCGCTTGCGCAGCAACGAGCCGAATACCGGATGGGCGTCGGTGGGGTTGGCGCCGATCACCAGAATACAGTCCGACTGCATTACCGAATCAAAGTCCTGGGTGCCCGCCGACTCGCCCAGGGTCATCTTCAGGCCATAGCCGGTGGGGCTGTGGCACACTCGGGCGCAGGTGTCGGTGTTGTTGGTGCCGAGCGCGGCCCGCACCAGCTTCTGCACCAGGTAGGTTTCTTCATTGGTACAGCGCGACGAGGTAATGCCGCCCACGCTGTTGCGGCCGTGCTGTTGCTGCACCTCGCGCAGGCGCCGGGCGGCAAATTCAATGGCCTCCTGCCAGCCCACTTCCCGCCAGGGCTGGTCGATGGACTCGCGAATCATGGGGTGCTTCAGCCGGTCCTTGTGGCTGGCGTAGCCAAAGGCAAACCGCCCCTTCACGCAGGAGTGGCCGTGGTTGGCCTGGCCGCCCTTCCAGGGGGTCATGCGCACCAGCTCATCGCCCTTCATTTCGGCCTTGAACGAGCAGCCCACGCCACAATAGGCGCAGGTGGTGATCACGCTGTGCTCGGGCTGGCCCTTGTCGATCACCGACTTCTCGCTGAGGGTGGCGGTGGGGCAGGCCTGCACGCAGGCACCACAGGACACGCAGTCGGAATTAAGAAAGTCCGTTCCCTTGCCGGTGGAAATCCTGGAGTCAAAGCCGCGCTTTTCCACGGTCAGGGCAAAGGTGCCCTGCACCTCGCCACAGGCGCGCACGCAGCGGGAGCAGAGAATGCACTTGCTGGCGTCAAAGGTGAAATAGGGGTTGGACTCGTCCTTTGGCAGGCTCAGGTGATTCTCGCCGGCAAAGCCGTAACGCACCTCGCGCAGGCCCACGGCCCCGGCCATGTCCTGCAGTTCACAGTCGCCGTTGGTCGGGCAGGTCAGGCAATCGAGGGGGTGATCGGAGATATACAGCTCCATGATGTTGCGGCGCAGCTTGGCCAGCGCCTCGGTCTGGCTGCGTACCACCATGCCCTCGCTCACCGGCGTGGTGCAGGACGCATGCATGCCGCGCCGGCCTTCAATTTCCACGGTACACAGCCGGCAGGAGCCAAAGGCCTCCAGGTTGTCGCTGGCACAGAGTTTGGGAATGTTAATGTCCACCAGGGCGGCGGCGCGCATCACCGAGGTGCCTTCGGGCACCGTCACTTCCACCCCGTCTATGGTCAGGCTGATCTGTACGTCCGACAGGCGGGCCGGGGTGCCCAGATCCTTTTCGGGAAAAAAATGTTCAACCATCAGGCTTCGCCTCCCTGGCGCTGAAAGTCTTCGGGAAAGAGGGTATAGGCGCTTTTCACCGGAAAGGGTGTCATGCCGCCCATGGCGCACAGCGAGCCCTGAATCATGGTGTCGCACAGATCTTCCAGCAGCGCCATATTGGCATCGCGGTTCTCGCCCCGCATGATGCGATCGATCACCTCCACGCCCCGGGTCGAGCCAATGCGGCAGGGGGTACACTTGCCGCAGGACTCCTCCACGCAGAATTCCATGGAAAAGCGCGCCTGCTCGGCCATGTCGACGCTGTCATCAAACACCACCACGCCGCCGTGGCCCAGCACGGCGCCAATGGCGGAAAACGCCTCATAGTCGAGGGCGGTGTCAAACTGCGCTGGCGACAGGTAGGCCCCCAGAGGGCCGCCCACCTGCACCGCCCGCACCGGGCGGCCGCTGGCGCTGCCGCCGCCAAAGTCTTCAATCAGCTCGCGCAGGCTGTGGCCAAAGGCGAGCTCCACCAGGCCGCCCTGAGCGATGTTGCCGGCCAGCTGAAACGGCAGCGTGCCCCGGGAGCGCTCCACGCCAAAGCCGGCGTAGTGCTCGGGGCCGTCCCGCAAAATGGACGGCACCGCCGCCAGACTGAGCACGTTGTTGACCACGGTGGGCAGGCCAAACAGGCCCTCGATGGCCGGCAGCGGCGGCTTGGCCCGCACCATGCCGCGCTTGCCTTCCAGGCTTTCCAGCAGCGAGGTTTCTTCGCCGCAAATATAGGCGCCGGCGCCCAGGCGCACTTCCAGCGCAAAGGCGCGGCCACTGTTTTGAATATTGTTGCCGAGATAGCCGGCGGCCTCGGCCCGGGCAATGGCCAGGTCAAGGTGGCGGTGGGCCAGCGGGTATTCCTCGCGCAGGTAGATATAGCCCTGAGTGGCGCCCACGGCGAGGCCGGCGATAATCATGCCCTCAATCAGCATGTAGGGGTCGCATTCCATCACCAACCGATCGGCAAAGGTGCCGGAGTCGCCTTCATCGGCGTTGCAGACAATGTATTTTTGTGCACCGGCGGCATCCAGCACCGTCTGCCACTTGATGCCGGTGGGGAACGCCGCCCCGCCCCGGCCGCGCAGGCCCGATGCCTTGACCCTGTCCACCAGTTGCTGCGGAGTGAGTTCAAGGGCGTGATGCAGGCCGTCAAAGCCGCCGGTGGCGCGGTAATCGTCCAGCGACACCGGATCGGTTACGCCCAGACGGGCAAAGGTGACCCGCTGTTGTTTCTTTAGCCAGGGAAGCTCGTCGGTTGGCCCCAGGGCCAGGGGGTGATCATCGCCGAAGTGGCTGTCCAGCAGCGAGGCCACGTCGCCGGGCTCTACCGGGCCAAAGGCGCGGCGGCCGGTGCCGTCGTCCACTTCCACCAGGGGCTCGAGCCAGAACAGGCCGCGGGAGCCGTTACGCACCAGCTCAATCTTCAGGCCACGGGCTGCGGCCTCACGGCTTATCAGGGTGGCGACATCCTCGGCACCCAATGACAGCGCCGTGGTCTCACAGGGAACAAAGACACGCAGGCTCATCAGTTCAGCTCCAGTTTGTAGGTGGTCAGATCATCCACCAGGCGGTCGAAACGGGCCGGGTCCATACGGCCCTTTATTTGCTCCCCTACCCGCACCGAGGGGCCGGTGGCGCAGTTGCCCAGGCAGTACACGGGTTTAAGGGTAATGCTGCGATCGGCCGTGGTCTGGCCGTAGTCCACGCCCAGCCTGGCTTTGGCGTGGCTTTCAAGCGCGCGGGCGCCCCGGGCCTGGCAGGCCTCGGCCCGGCACAGTTCCACCACATGGCGGCCGGGCTGTTCGGAACGAAAATAATGATAAAAGCTCACCACCCCGTGCACATCGGCGGCGGTGCTGCGTAAATGACGGGCAATCACCCCGATGGCGACATCGGGAATGTAGCCAAAATGATCCTGAATACCATGCAGGATGGGCAACAGGGCGCCGGGTTTGTGTTTGAGTGACGTCACTATTGTTTCAACAGTGTCTAGAACGCCTGCTTGAGTCTCATCCATAACAGTATCAACCTTGTAAAACGGTGCTGGCGGTGCATCGAACCACCGCCATTTACAGTGCGTAAGGCCCGGCCGCTCCTGGCCGGGCGTGGTGACAACCCTGCACGCCCTCATTGAGGGTGCAGGGTTCACCCTATCTGTTGTCAGGCCACCATGCCATGGGGGTCGATCACAAATTTCTTGGCCACGCCGCCGTCAAAGTCGGCATAGCCCTGCACCGCCTGATCCAGCGAAATCACCTGCACGTTCACGGCCTTGGCGATCTGCACCTTGTCGAACAGGATGGCTTGCATCAGCGCGCGGTGATACTTCATCACCGGACACTGGCCGGTATGGAAGGAGTGGGACTTGGCCCAGCCCAGGCCAAAGCGCATGCTCAGCGCCCCTTCCCGTGCCGCCTCGTCCACCGCGCCCGGATCTTCGGTCACATACAGGCCGGGAATGCCAATCTGGCCGCCGGCGCGGGTGACCTGCATGGCGGAGTTGAGCACGGTGGCCGGCGCCTCCTTGCCGTGGTTGCAGCCGCAGGCATGAGCCTCAAAGCCCACGCAGTCCACAAAGGCATCCACTTCCCGCTCGCCCAGAATGACTTCCAGCTTGTCTTCCATGGAGCCGTCTTCACGCAGGTCGATGGTCTCACAACCAAAGCTGCGGGCCTGGGCCAGACGCTCCGGATTCATGTCGCCCACGATCACGCAGGCCGCGCCCAGCAATTGGGCCGAAGCGGCGGCCGCCAGGCCCACGGGGCCGGCACCGGCAATGTAAACGGTGGAGCCCGGACCCACGCCGGCGGTCACGCAGCCGTGGAAGCCGGTGGGGAAAATGTCGGACAGCAGGGTGAGATCGCGAATCTTTTCCAGCGCCTGATTCGGATCCGGGAACTTCAGCAGGTTAAAGTCGGCGTAGGGCACCATCACGTATTCGGACTGGCCGCCGACCCAGCCGCCCATGTCCACATAGCCGTAAGCGGCACCGGGACGAGCGGGGTTCACGTTCAGGCAGATGCCGGTCTTGCCTTCCTTACAGTTGCGGCAGCGGCCGCAGGCAATGTTGAAGGGTACAGAGACAATGTCGCCGACCTTGAGGAATTCCACGTCGCGGCCGCACTCGATGATCTGGCCGGTGATTTCGTGGCCCAGCACCAGGCCGGAAGGCGCCGTGGTGCGCCCGCGCACCATGTGCTGGTCGCTGCCGCAGATGTTGGTGGACACCACCTTGAGAATAACGCCGTGATGGCAGGCCCGGTTGCCCAGAGACAGTTCGGGAAAGGCAATGGACTGCACTTCAACCTTGCCCGGCCCGGTGTAGACCACCCCTCTGTTACCGTGTATTGCGCACATATTCAGCATCCTTGTTCTTGACGAGTGTCGCGCTCCCCAATGAGCGCACCCGGCCTGCGGCAACATCTGGTTCACAGGCCGGCTCCCAGTAGACTGCCGAATGCATTTGGCCACATTGCTGATTAAGACACCGATTTGCCAAAACAAGACATGGGGGGAATTCCGTGCCGAGTCCCCTTGATCATCGGCGCCAAAACCCCTAACCTTATTTTTATTGAACGTTCAATTAAGAAAAAGCCATGCCCATTACCGGAATAAAAGATACTCGCAGGAAACAGCTGATCGACGCCACCCTGGCGTCGGTGGCCGAGTACGGCCTGCAGAACACCACCATCAACAGTATCAGCCGGCTGGCCGGCATGTCGTCCGGCATTATCAGCCATTATTTCGGCGGCAAGCAGGGGCTGATTGAAGCCACCGTACGCCAGTTGCTGGACGAGCTCAAGCAGGCGCTGCTGTCCCGTACCGATGGCGGCCCCACCAGCCCGCAACAGCGGTTGATGATGATAGTGGAAGCCAACTTCACCGAGTTTCAGCGTTCACGGCCGGCCACCAAGTCGTGGCTGAGCTTCTGGGCCCAGGCCATGCACGACCCGAGCCTGGCACGGCTACAGCAGGTAAACAGCCAGCGGCTGATCAGCAACCTGACCTATTCGTTCCGTCCCCTGCTGGGTGCGGAGCCAGGCCGCATTGCCGCCCGCCAGACCGCCGCCATGATCGACGGCTTCTGGCTGCGCAGTGCCCTCAGTGCCAGTCCCGAGCAGGATTTCCGCGACGGCGAGCAACTGTGCAAGGCCTTTATCACCGATTTGCTACAGCACCATGGAGTAACCCCATGTCATTGACCAGACACCAGAACTTTGTAGACGGCCGCTATGTGGCCAACCACAGTGGCGAGACCTTTACCGTGGTCAACCCGGCCACCGGCGAGGCCATTTATGAAGTGGAAGTGGCCGACGACCATATCAAGGCGCTGGCCATCGACTCGGCGCAACGCGGCTTTGAACAATGGTCGGCCATGACCGGCATGGAGCGCAGTCGCATTTTGCTGCGGGCCGTGGCGCTGCTGCATGAACGCAATGACGAGCTGGCCCGCATCGAGGTGCTGGACACCGGCAAGCCCTGGCAGGAAGCGTCCGTGGTCGACGTGGTCACCGGTGCCGACAGCATTGAATTTTTCGCCGGCCTGGCACCTTCTATCGAGGGCAACCAGCAGGATCTGGGCGGCGACTTCTACTACACCCGCCGTGAGCCCCTGGGCATTTGCGCCGGCATTGGCGCCTGGAACTATCCACTGCAGATCGCCTGCTGGAAGTCTGCTCCGGCCCTGGCCTGCGGCAACGCCA
The Oceanimonas doudoroffii DNA segment above includes these coding regions:
- a CDS encoding helix-turn-helix domain-containing protein — its product is MHQDFAKNLRLLCSYYKSVAEVCRRLKINRPQFNRYLSGRYKPSAHSLRRLCDFFGVEEHEILMPHSQFELLIQVRPKPQVVEEAHPEAEHMSLLQANSQGLEKYLGYYFEYHYSMAFPGKILRNLLCLERRGGGVYYQRTERLQQAPGERVFHSKYLGMAHLLADRIFLVDYESLTGNQITQTILIPTFKSRVGRLSGLRLGASASGERIPSCTRVVLEYLGRQVDIRRTLSLCSTFDADSGQISGAILNAIGNDMAPHEHHFRARHYF
- the fdhF gene encoding formate dehydrogenase subunit alpha; amino-acid sequence: MVEHFFPEKDLGTPARLSDVQISLTIDGVEVTVPEGTSVMRAAALVDINIPKLCASDNLEAFGSCRLCTVEIEGRRGMHASCTTPVSEGMVVRSQTEALAKLRRNIMELYISDHPLDCLTCPTNGDCELQDMAGAVGLREVRYGFAGENHLSLPKDESNPYFTFDASKCILCSRCVRACGEVQGTFALTVEKRGFDSRISTGKGTDFLNSDCVSCGACVQACPTATLSEKSVIDKGQPEHSVITTCAYCGVGCSFKAEMKGDELVRMTPWKGGQANHGHSCVKGRFAFGYASHKDRLKHPMIRESIDQPWREVGWQEAIEFAARRLREVQQQHGRNSVGGITSSRCTNEETYLVQKLVRAALGTNNTDTCARVCHSPTGYGLKMTLGESAGTQDFDSVMQSDCILVIGANPTDAHPVFGSLLRKRLRQGAKLIVADPRYIDLLDSPHTDEALHLPIRPGANVALVNALAHVIVTEGLEDQDFIATRCAPEEYAAWRDFIIDPCHAPEAMSAVIGVPAENLREAARLYATAGNGAIYYGLGVTEHSQGSTTVMGIANLAMVTGNIGRPGVGVNPLRGQNNVQGSCDMGSFPHELPGYQPVTDGAVRARFEAVWGAGLDAEPGLRIPGMFDAAIEGRFKAMYVQGEDIAQSDPNTQHVEAALRSLELLIVQDIFLNETAKFAHVILPGASFLEKNGTFTNAERRINRVRRVMAPLAGKEDWEVTMALSNALGYPMDYRHPSEIMDEIASLTPSFAGVSYDRLERMGSIQWPCNDEHPEGMPIMHGDSFPIGEGRMVVTEFIPTIERVSEAFPLLLTTGRILSQYNVGAQTRRTDNNVWHSEDVLEIHPHDASARGIADGQPVNIQSRTGSTVLRARHSQRMQPGVVYTTFHFPHSGANVITTDNSDWATNCPEYKVTAVQVTGTTDLTLSDWQQRFEAFTEKQLAYAGLGETH
- a CDS encoding formate dehydrogenase beta subunit, whose translation is MSLRVFVPCETTALSLGAEDVATLISREAAARGLKIELVRNGSRGLFWLEPLVEVDDGTGRRAFGPVEPGDVASLLDSHFGDDHPLALGPTDELPWLKKQQRVTFARLGVTDPVSLDDYRATGGFDGLHHALELTPQQLVDRVKASGLRGRGGAAFPTGIKWQTVLDAAGAQKYIVCNADEGDSGTFADRLVMECDPYMLIEGMIIAGLAVGATQGYIYLREEYPLAHRHLDLAIARAEAAGYLGNNIQNSGRAFALEVRLGAGAYICGEETSLLESLEGKRGMVRAKPPLPAIEGLFGLPTVVNNVLSLAAVPSILRDGPEHYAGFGVERSRGTLPFQLAGNIAQGGLVELAFGHSLRELIEDFGGGSASGRPVRAVQVGGPLGAYLSPAQFDTALDYEAFSAIGAVLGHGGVVVFDDSVDMAEQARFSMEFCVEESCGKCTPCRIGSTRGVEVIDRIMRGENRDANMALLEDLCDTMIQGSLCAMGGMTPFPVKSAYTLFPEDFQRQGGEA
- a CDS encoding formate dehydrogenase subunit gamma, with the translated sequence MRACRVVTTPGQERPGLTHCKWRWFDAPPAPFYKVDTVMDETQAGVLDTVETIVTSLKHKPGALLPILHGIQDHFGYIPDVAIGVIARHLRSTAADVHGVVSFYHYFRSEQPGRHVVELCRAEACQARGARALESHAKARLGVDYGQTTADRSITLKPVYCLGNCATGPSVRVGEQIKGRMDPARFDRLVDDLTTYKLELN
- the fdhA gene encoding formaldehyde dehydrogenase, glutathione-independent, giving the protein MCAIHGNRGVVYTGPGKVEVQSIAFPELSLGNRACHHGVILKVVSTNICGSDQHMVRGRTTAPSGLVLGHEITGQIIECGRDVEFLKVGDIVSVPFNIACGRCRNCKEGKTGICLNVNPARPGAAYGYVDMGGWVGGQSEYVMVPYADFNLLKFPDPNQALEKIRDLTLLSDIFPTGFHGCVTAGVGPGSTVYIAGAGPVGLAAAASAQLLGAACVIVGDMNPERLAQARSFGCETIDLREDGSMEDKLEVILGEREVDAFVDCVGFEAHACGCNHGKEAPATVLNSAMQVTRAGGQIGIPGLYVTEDPGAVDEAAREGALSMRFGLGWAKSHSFHTGQCPVMKYHRALMQAILFDKVQIAKAVNVQVISLDQAVQGYADFDGGVAKKFVIDPHGMVA
- the betI gene encoding transcriptional regulator BetI, with protein sequence MPITGIKDTRRKQLIDATLASVAEYGLQNTTINSISRLAGMSSGIISHYFGGKQGLIEATVRQLLDELKQALLSRTDGGPTSPQQRLMMIVEANFTEFQRSRPATKSWLSFWAQAMHDPSLARLQQVNSQRLISNLTYSFRPLLGAEPGRIAARQTAAMIDGFWLRSALSASPEQDFRDGEQLCKAFITDLLQHHGVTPCH